The Actinomycetota bacterium genome contains a region encoding:
- a CDS encoding 2'-5' RNA ligase family protein has translation MGDEDGENMAIAVSAWFDMQTESRVRDIWWTLAEAGLARTLHDGPYRPHVTLAVYDAIDRREFTATLRARLSALEPFPVVFSGLGAFLNKPPTLFLGVTQSKRLRQIHLGVHELLAAVGSGPVAYHLPDSWNPHCSLALELPGAAFPRAVELLSTLALPFDGMVDRVGIIDTPAEVELEVLPLGAAQSPPNTAISRRPTSQAAADRERQTNEA, from the coding sequence TTGGGCGACGAGGACGGGGAGAACATGGCGATCGCGGTTTCCGCGTGGTTCGACATGCAAACGGAATCCAGGGTCCGTGACATCTGGTGGACGCTCGCTGAGGCGGGGCTCGCACGGACCCTGCACGACGGCCCTTACCGCCCACACGTAACGTTGGCGGTCTATGACGCCATCGACCGCCGGGAGTTCACGGCCACGCTTCGTGCGCGGCTCTCCGCCCTGGAGCCATTCCCGGTCGTGTTCTCGGGACTCGGCGCTTTCTTGAACAAACCCCCCACCCTCTTCTTGGGCGTGACCCAGTCCAAGCGCCTCCGTCAGATTCACCTCGGCGTCCATGAGTTGCTCGCCGCTGTCGGTAGCGGGCCAGTTGCCTACCATCTGCCGGATTCGTGGAATCCGCACTGCAGCCTTGCCCTCGAACTGCCCGGCGCTGCGTTTCCCCGGGCCGTCGAGTTGCTCAGTACACTCGCCCTTCCGTTCGACGGGATGGTGGACCGCGTTGGGATCATCGATACGCCGGCTGAGGTTGAACTTGAGGTCCTGCCGCTGGGAGCCGCGCAGTCACCTCCTAACACCGCGATCAGCCGCCGGCCCACCTCGCAAGCCGCGGCTGATCGCGAGCGTCAGACGAACGAGGCGTGA